In Alloyangia pacifica, the following proteins share a genomic window:
- the accD gene encoding acetyl-CoA carboxylase, carboxyltransferase subunit beta, which yields MNWITNYVRPRINSIFSRREVPENLWTKCDSCGTMLFHREVADNLGVCTSCAHHMNITPRARFTALFDGGVFNEIAVPEPISDPLQFRDQKKYPDRMKAAQKSTGEREAMLVAAGEINRTPVVACAQDFSFMAGSMGMYVGNAIVAAAEEAVKLKRPLILFSAAGGARMQEGILSLMQMPRTTVAVQMLREAGLPYIVVLTHPTTGGVTASYAMLGDVQIAEPGALICFAGPRVIEQTIREKLPEGFQRAEYLLEHGMLDRVTDRRELKGELTTILRMLLGMPPAVTGDLPAPDAETEPADAVAEAQPAKKTSAK from the coding sequence ATGAACTGGATTACCAACTACGTCCGTCCCCGGATCAACTCGATCTTCTCGCGCCGCGAGGTGCCAGAGAACCTGTGGACCAAATGCGACTCCTGCGGGACGATGCTCTTTCACCGCGAAGTTGCGGACAACCTCGGGGTCTGCACCAGCTGCGCCCACCACATGAACATCACGCCGCGCGCCCGGTTCACCGCGCTCTTCGACGGCGGTGTGTTCAACGAGATCGCCGTGCCCGAGCCGATCAGCGACCCGCTGCAGTTTCGCGACCAGAAGAAATACCCCGACCGGATGAAGGCGGCGCAGAAATCCACCGGCGAGCGCGAGGCCATGCTGGTCGCCGCCGGCGAGATCAACCGCACCCCCGTGGTCGCCTGCGCGCAGGACTTCTCGTTCATGGCGGGTTCCATGGGCATGTATGTCGGCAACGCGATCGTCGCCGCCGCCGAAGAGGCGGTGAAGCTGAAGCGCCCGCTGATCCTCTTCTCCGCCGCCGGGGGCGCGCGCATGCAGGAAGGGATCCTCTCGCTGATGCAGATGCCGCGCACCACGGTCGCGGTGCAGATGCTGCGCGAGGCGGGTCTGCCCTACATCGTCGTTCTGACCCATCCGACCACCGGCGGGGTCACGGCCTCCTACGCGATGCTGGGCGACGTTCAGATCGCCGAGCCGGGCGCGCTGATCTGCTTCGCCGGTCCGCGCGTCATCGAGCAGACCATCCGCGAAAAGCTGCCCGAGGGCTTCCAGCGCGCCGAGTACCTGCTCGAACACGGTATGCTTGACCGGGTGACCGACCGCCGCGAACTGAAGGGCGAGCTGACCACCATCCTGCGCATGCTGCTGGGGATGCCGCCCGCGGTGACCGGTGACCTGCCTGCGCCGGATGCCGAGACCGAGCCGGCCGATGCCGTCGCCGAAGCCCAGCCCGCGAAGAAGACATCCGCCAAGTGA
- a CDS encoding CPBP family intramembrane glutamic endopeptidase, producing the protein MRYAPFAMLTGPARRPQLWRLAVGIGLVLAVTFLIGQLLFGLVLMLAPQGSSAALAEAIHRADAPLGMLILLVSMGALGIGAATAARVVHDRDPRTLFGPLPLALSQFRRTAGAAGLAALLGGALMVWATDGTPQAGLTPLRWLALLPLTLPAILIQTTSEELLFRGYLQSQLAARLPQPWVWLTVPSVLFALGHYAPGTYGSAATSVAIWAFLFGLAAADLTARSGTLGPAIALHFVNNIVALALIAPQGDMSGLALMVWPFGPSDTEALLRMLPMDLVTLLISWLAARLALRR; encoded by the coding sequence ATGAGATATGCCCCCTTCGCCATGCTGACCGGGCCTGCCCGGCGGCCGCAGCTCTGGCGGCTGGCGGTTGGCATTGGATTGGTGCTGGCAGTGACCTTCTTGATCGGGCAACTGCTCTTCGGCCTGGTGCTGATGCTGGCACCGCAGGGCAGCAGCGCCGCGCTGGCCGAGGCGATCCACCGCGCCGACGCGCCGCTCGGGATGCTGATCCTTCTGGTCTCCATGGGCGCACTGGGGATCGGTGCCGCGACCGCGGCGCGCGTCGTGCACGACCGAGACCCGCGGACCCTTTTCGGCCCCCTGCCGCTGGCGCTCTCACAGTTCCGGCGCACCGCGGGGGCGGCTGGCCTTGCCGCCCTGCTCGGCGGGGCGCTGATGGTCTGGGCCACCGACGGCACGCCACAGGCCGGACTCACCCCGCTGCGTTGGCTCGCGCTGCTGCCGCTCACCCTTCCCGCGATCCTGATCCAGACCACCAGCGAGGAACTCCTGTTCCGCGGCTACCTGCAAAGCCAGCTTGCCGCGCGGCTGCCGCAGCCCTGGGTCTGGCTGACCGTGCCGTCGGTGCTCTTTGCTCTGGGGCATTACGCCCCCGGCACCTATGGAAGCGCCGCAACCAGCGTGGCGATCTGGGCCTTTCTCTTCGGCCTCGCAGCGGCCGATCTGACCGCCCGATCGGGCACGCTCGGCCCCGCCATCGCGCTGCATTTCGTGAACAATATCGTGGCGCTGGCGCTCATCGCGCCGCAGGGAGACATGTCTGGGCTGGCGCTGATGGTCTGGCCCTTTGGACCGTCGGACACCGAGGCACTGCTGCGCATGCTGCCGATGGATCTGGTGACGCTGCTGATCAGCTGGCTCGCGGCGCGCCTCGCCTTGCGGCGCTGA